The genomic DNA CTGGGAGACCGGCCACTGCCTGAGGATGTCGATCTCGCCGTCCCTGCCCCTGGCGATCGTCGCGGACTGGTCCTCGCCCGCGCCGTCCACCACCAGGATCGCCACGTCGTCCCGGCCGCAGCTGTAGTAGGCGCTGGCGGCGTGGGCGACGTGGTGGGGCACCCACGTGACCGGCGGCATCCGCTCCGGCGGCGAGGCGGGAAAGAGCATGCGGCGCAGTCCGGCCTCGGTGAAGCGGCGGTTGTTGCCCAGCGGCGTGCCCCTGAAGTCCCAGCCGATCGCGATCTCGTCGATGGAGTCGATCGAGACGCCCTCCGCGTCGAGGCAGGCCTGGATGGCCATGACCGGCGGCTGGGCGAGCGCGTGCTTGCGCCGGGTGAGCCGTTCCTCCTCCACGAGGAAGACCAGTTCGCCATCGCGTACCAGCGCCGCGGAGGCGTCGTGGAAGCCGATGTTGAGCCCGAGCACGTACCGTGTCATCGACGATCCCCTTCAGCGGCGGCCAGGACGGCCTTGACGATGTTGTGATAGCCGGTGCATCGGCACAGGTTGCCCTTGAGGCCCTGCCGTACGGCCTCCTCGTCGAGCTCGGCCGACTCCTCGATGAGCGAGACGGCGGCGAGCACCATGCCGGGCGTGCAGAATCCGCACTGCACGGCGTGGTGCCGGGCGAACTCCCGCTGCACCGGGTGCAGCCCGTCGGCGCCGGCCAGCCCCTCGATGGTGACGACGTCGCGGCCCCGCGCCTGGGCGGCCAGGACCGTGCACGATTTGACCGACCTGCCGTCGAGCAGGACAGTGCACGCGCCGCACGAGGTGGTGTCGCAGCCGACGTTCGTGCCGGTGAGCCCGGCGACATCCCTGACGAGCTCCACGAGCAGGGTGTGGTCGGGCACCTCCGCCTCGTGCCGGGCGCCGTTGACGGTCAGCTCTACGCGCATGTCTCTCCCCTCAGCTCGCGCAGGGCGCGCGCGGTCAGCACCCGTGCCAGGTGCCTGCGGTAGGCGGCGGAGGCCCGATGGTCGTCCGGCGGGTCGCAGCCCTGGTCGGCCAGCAGCGCGGCGCCGTCGTCCGGCAGGGCCGCCATCACCGCCTCGGCCAGGACCGGGCGGTCCGCCATGCCGGCCAGGGCCACCCTGTCGCCGGCCGCGGCGACAGCGACGACCGCCCATTCGAGCGCGTCGCGGTGGAACTTCTGGTAGCTCCACGGGCGGCCGCGCTGGTCGGGGACTCGCACTTCGGTGATGAGCTCGCCATCGGCAGGTCCGGCGAAACGTGCCAGCGGCTCCTCCCGGCGGCCGTCCGGACCGGCCAGGACGACGCGGGCGTCGAGCGCGAGCAGCGCCACCGGAAGGTCGGCCGCGGGGTCGGCGTGGGCGATGGAACCGCCGATGGTGCCCATGTGGCGTACCTGAGGGTCGGCGATCCGGCCGGCGGCGTGCGCGAGCAGCGGGGCCTTCGCGCGTACGGCCGGCGCCGTGTGGAGCCGGTGGTGGCGGGTGAGCGCGCCGACGGCGAGTACGTCTCCCTCGTCGCGGACGCCGTCGAGCTCGGCCAGCGCGCCGATGTCGATGACGGACCCGGGCCGTACCCTACCCGTCTTGAGCTCCGGGATCAGGGACTGGCCGCCGGCCAGGGCCACGGCCCCGTCCCCCAGCAGAGCCAGCGCCTCGGCGAGGGTCGCGGGGCTGTGAAGCGTGAAACCGTTGTGGATCACGGCCCGGCCCATCCCATCCGGCGCGGCGGGGCGCCCTCCGCGAGCCGGGTGACGATCGCGTCGATGAGCCGCGGGCCCGGCGGGTTGAGGTAGAAGTGGCCGCCGGGGAACACCCGCAGAGCGAAGGAGGCGCTGGTGTACCGCTCCCAGGACCGCGCCTCGTCCTCGTCCACCTCGCTGTCCCGGTCGCCGATCACCGCGGTCACCGGGCAGTCGAGCGGCGGGCCGGGCCTGGCCCGGTAGGTCTCGGCGAGTCGGTAGTCGCTGCGCATCACGGGCAGGAACTCCTCCCGCAGCTCGGCGTTGCCGATCACCTCGGGCGACGCACCGCCGAGCCGGGAGAGCTCCTGCCACAACACCTCGTCGCCGACCAGGTGTCTGGTGCCGCCGCGGTGCCGGTCGGGCGCCGGCTGGCCGGAGACGAACAGGTGGGCGGGCGGCCTGCGCATGCGGCGTGCCGTCTCGTAGGCGACGGCCGCGCCGAGGCTGTGCCCGAACAGCGCCACCGGCACGCCGGTCAGCAGGTACGCGGCCTGCGCGACCGCGTCGGCCATGCGTTCCATGTCCTCCATGAACGGGTCGCCCAGCCGGTCGAGGCGTCCGGGGTACTGCACGGCGTACAGCTCGACGTCGGGCGGCAGCTCGGCCCGCCAGGCGTTGTAGAAGTAGGCGTTGCCGCCGGCGTGGGGAAAGCACAGCAGGCGCACCCACGGCGCCGACACGGGCCGCAACCTCCGTAACCACGTCGTGGTGTCCGCGATCACCGTCATGGCGCCTCCTGTTCCGCCTCGCGTCCGGCCTTGTCCAGCTCGGCGATCTCGGCGCCGTCCAGCAGCCGCGGCGGCGGCGCACTCAGCAGCTCAGGCGGGCCGAGCCGGGTGGTGATCTCCTGCCAGAGCTTGCACAGCGTC from Nonomuraea muscovyensis includes the following:
- a CDS encoding FAD binding domain-containing protein, producing MIHNGFTLHSPATLAEALALLGDGAVALAGGQSLIPELKTGRVRPGSVIDIGALAELDGVRDEGDVLAVGALTRHHRLHTAPAVRAKAPLLAHAAGRIADPQVRHMGTIGGSIAHADPAADLPVALLALDARVVLAGPDGRREEPLARFAGPADGELITEVRVPDQRGRPWSYQKFHRDALEWAVVAVAAAGDRVALAGMADRPVLAEAVMAALPDDGAALLADQGCDPPDDHRASAAYRRHLARVLTARALRELRGETCA
- a CDS encoding (2Fe-2S)-binding protein, yielding MRVELTVNGARHEAEVPDHTLLVELVRDVAGLTGTNVGCDTTSCGACTVLLDGRSVKSCTVLAAQARGRDVVTIEGLAGADGLHPVQREFARHHAVQCGFCTPGMVLAAVSLIEESAELDEEAVRQGLKGNLCRCTGYHNIVKAVLAAAEGDRR
- a CDS encoding thioesterase II family protein, yielding MTVIADTTTWLRRLRPVSAPWVRLLCFPHAGGNAYFYNAWRAELPPDVELYAVQYPGRLDRLGDPFMEDMERMADAVAQAAYLLTGVPVALFGHSLGAAVAYETARRMRRPPAHLFVSGQPAPDRHRGGTRHLVGDEVLWQELSRLGGASPEVIGNAELREEFLPVMRSDYRLAETYRARPGPPLDCPVTAVIGDRDSEVDEDEARSWERYTSASFALRVFPGGHFYLNPPGPRLIDAIVTRLAEGAPPRRMGWAGP